One window of Halopelagius longus genomic DNA carries:
- a CDS encoding DUF7344 domain-containing protein, which produces MGLIHQEEMFDALADGNRRRLLVFLLDHESRDVPKLSGITAEMAEMNRALLREYLSGPRRVDGGDKELLRTHHVHLPKLDGFDFIEWDREAHVVTKGPRFDDMRPLIEPLEDRGERVAPVAEVRLRR; this is translated from the coding sequence ATGGGACTGATCCATCAGGAGGAGATGTTCGACGCGTTAGCAGACGGGAACCGGCGTCGGCTGTTAGTATTCCTACTGGATCACGAGTCGCGAGACGTTCCGAAACTGTCGGGTATCACCGCCGAGATGGCCGAGATGAACCGTGCGCTCCTCCGGGAGTATCTCTCCGGACCGCGGCGGGTGGACGGCGGGGACAAAGAACTCCTCCGCACTCACCACGTTCACCTCCCCAAGTTAGACGGGTTCGACTTCATCGAGTGGGACCGAGAGGCTCACGTCGTGACGAAAGGCCCTCGGTTCGACGACATGCGGCCCCTCATCGAACCGTTAGAGGACCGCGGGGAACGCGTCGCGCCGGTGGCCGAAGTGCGCCTCCGCAGGTGA
- the endA gene encoding tRNA-intron lyase produces the protein MDGTLDGDVVRVGGDARQRFYDSRGYGRPADGNRIELAPVEAAHLLARGDLDAVDGMGFREFLTRTGAVMEFVVYKDLRDRGFYLSPAREDWAGAAADHAGAGVDFVVYPRGKGPWDDDVEYRVRIAGERESIAAAELGDGVVLAVVDEDGELTYFETDRPEIEGGTVEGTSAGHRMQSGDDEYEPPSGLESDLLSDRVLLWESPDEMYERGFYGQRLHGRNADSGPLQLSLVEGAYLSERGYIDADHEAVVEVAREVEGDRFDRRLQAYAALRDAGAVPKSGFKFGADFRVYTDFSTVSDLSHSADLVRVVSPDHTFLPRDLSLDVRLAGGVRKRMVFALTDAKRGIDWLSVARLTP, from the coding sequence ATGGACGGGACACTCGACGGCGACGTCGTCCGCGTCGGCGGCGACGCGCGACAGCGGTTCTACGACTCGCGGGGGTACGGACGGCCCGCGGACGGGAACCGCATCGAACTCGCGCCGGTGGAAGCCGCGCACCTCCTCGCGCGCGGCGACTTAGACGCCGTAGACGGGATGGGCTTCCGCGAGTTCCTGACGCGGACGGGCGCGGTGATGGAGTTCGTCGTCTACAAGGACCTCAGAGACAGGGGGTTCTACCTCTCGCCCGCGCGCGAGGACTGGGCGGGCGCGGCCGCGGACCACGCCGGCGCGGGCGTCGATTTCGTCGTCTACCCCCGCGGGAAGGGCCCGTGGGACGACGACGTGGAGTACCGCGTCCGCATCGCGGGCGAACGGGAGTCCATCGCCGCCGCCGAACTCGGCGACGGCGTGGTCCTCGCCGTCGTCGACGAGGACGGCGAACTCACCTACTTCGAGACGGACCGCCCGGAAATCGAGGGCGGCACTGTCGAGGGAACCTCGGCAGGCCACCGGATGCAGTCCGGTGATGACGAGTACGAACCCCCTTCGGGGTTGGAGTCGGACCTCCTCTCCGACAGGGTGTTGCTGTGGGAGTCGCCGGACGAGATGTACGAACGCGGCTTCTACGGGCAACGGCTTCACGGCCGCAACGCGGATTCGGGACCGCTCCAACTCTCCTTGGTCGAGGGGGCGTACCTCTCCGAACGGGGGTACATCGACGCCGACCACGAGGCGGTGGTCGAGGTGGCCCGCGAGGTGGAGGGCGACCGGTTCGACCGCCGCCTGCAGGCGTACGCCGCCCTCCGCGACGCCGGGGCGGTGCCCAAGAGCGGATTCAAGTTCGGCGCGGACTTCCGCGTGTACACCGACTTCTCGACCGTCTCGGACCTCTCGCACTCCGCGGACCTCGTTCGGGTCGTCTCGCCGGACCACACGTTCCTGCCGCGGGACCTCTCCTTGGACGTGCGCCTCGCCGGCGGGGTGCGGAAGCGAATGGTTTTTGCGCTCACCGACGCCAAGAGAGGCATAGACTGGCTTTCGGTCGCCCGACTCACTCCATGA